The Tistrella mobilis genome window below encodes:
- a CDS encoding VOC family protein, whose protein sequence is MTPATLGYVIRHVPDVARSARFYEAVFGLTARLIHESGSYIELDTGTTTLAFATPGLIRELGVDPGTAGQTPPFGTELAFVVPDAEVEATVARAVSSGATLAVAPVRQPWGQLVAFLHDPDGLLIEVCGPVGG, encoded by the coding sequence ATGACCCCCGCCACGCTCGGCTATGTCATCCGCCACGTCCCCGACGTCGCCCGCAGCGCCCGCTTCTACGAAGCCGTCTTCGGCCTCACGGCCCGGCTGATCCATGAAAGCGGCAGCTATATCGAACTCGACACCGGCACCACCACCCTCGCCTTCGCAACCCCCGGGCTGATCCGCGAGTTGGGCGTCGACCCCGGCACCGCGGGCCAGACCCCGCCCTTCGGCACCGAACTGGCCTTCGTGGTCCCCGATGCCGAGGTCGAGGCCACCGTCGCCCGCGCCGTCTCGTCCGGCGCCACACTCGCCGTCGCCCCCGTCCGCCAGCCCTGGGGCCAGCTGGTCGCCTTCCTCCACGACCCCGACGGCCTGCTGATCGAGGTCTGCGGCCCGGTGGGCGGGTGA
- a CDS encoding helix-turn-helix domain-containing protein, with protein sequence MTDTGGAAYVETPPPPALGGLVRAVWSSRAAAGPAAPFLVLPDGCMDLILAWGGGADPELILAGTDPVARMVDHRPGRQRLGLRFRPGCLGALIDCTPRDLLGQSPDAAPLLPQPLRDAARRLLDRPRDARSRQALAAALAGLAETRRRHLPDPALAAALAALDAPALVGKTAAAHGFGQRRFDRAIRRATGLSPRHLARIFRLQRLLATVVADPAISLAELAVSANFADQPHMTRETRALTGLSTGRLLAELGVRKLQDADPVRGAD encoded by the coding sequence ATGACCGATACCGGCGGGGCCGCCTATGTCGAGACCCCGCCGCCCCCGGCCCTTGGCGGGCTGGTTCGGGCGGTGTGGTCGTCGCGGGCCGCCGCCGGGCCCGCGGCCCCGTTCCTGGTTCTGCCTGATGGCTGCATGGATCTGATCCTGGCCTGGGGTGGCGGTGCCGATCCCGAACTCATCCTGGCCGGCACCGATCCCGTCGCCCGGATGGTGGACCACCGGCCCGGCCGGCAGCGCCTGGGCCTGCGCTTCCGCCCCGGCTGTCTCGGCGCCCTGATCGACTGTACCCCCCGCGATCTTCTCGGCCAGTCGCCCGATGCGGCCCCATTGCTGCCGCAGCCCCTGCGCGACGCCGCCCGGCGCCTGCTCGACCGGCCCCGGGATGCCCGGTCCCGCCAGGCACTCGCCGCAGCACTCGCGGGCCTGGCCGAAACCCGCCGCCGCCATCTGCCCGACCCGGCGCTTGCGGCCGCACTGGCGGCTCTTGACGCGCCGGCACTGGTCGGCAAGACCGCAGCCGCCCATGGCTTCGGGCAGCGCCGCTTCGACCGCGCCATCCGCCGCGCCACCGGCCTCTCCCCCCGCCACCTCGCCCGGATCTTCCGGCTGCAGCGGCTGCTCGCCACCGTAGTAGCCGATCCGGCTATTTCTCTCGCCGAATTAGCCGTTTCGGCTAATTTCGCCGACCAGCCGCACATGACCCGCGAGACCCGTGCCCTCACCGGCCTCTCCACCGGCCGGCTGCTGGCGGAGCTGGGTGTCCGAAAGCTTCAAGACGCCGACCCCGTCCGGGGGGCAGACTGA
- a CDS encoding YbaB/EbfC family nucleoid-associated protein — protein sequence MRNIGQLMKQAQKMQSKMAEMQEQLAKVEISGQSGGGMVTAVMTGKSELRSLKIDPKLVDPEEVEMLEDLIVAAVNDAKKKVETYVNDEMQKMTGGLNIPGMGNLPF from the coding sequence ATGCGCAACATCGGCCAGTTGATGAAGCAGGCCCAGAAGATGCAGTCGAAGATGGCCGAGATGCAGGAGCAGCTCGCCAAGGTCGAGATCTCCGGCCAGTCGGGCGGCGGCATGGTCACTGCGGTGATGACCGGCAAGTCCGAGCTGCGCAGCCTGAAGATCGACCCCAAGCTGGTCGATCCGGAAGAGGTCGAGATGCTGGAAGACCTGATCGTCGCGGCGGTGAACGACGCGAAGAAGAAGGTCGAGACCTATGTCAACGACGAGATGCAGAAGATGACCGGCGGGCTGAACATCCCCGGCATGGGCAACCTGCCCTTCTGA
- a CDS encoding DNA polymerase III subunit gamma/tau, with the protein MTASDIAAEPAPTADAAGGATATGSAATGTPVEYRVLARKYRPRTFAELIGQDALVRTLTNAIETGRLAHAFLLTGVRGVGKTSTARIIARALNCTGPDGTGGPTPAPCGVCENCRMIVEDRHVDVLEMDAASRTGVNDIREIIEGVRYRPVGARFKIYIIDEVHMLSTSAFNALLKTLEEPPAHVKFIFATTELRKVPVTVLSRCQRFDLKRVEPEVLSAHFSRIAGIEGAEIDDAAMALIARAADGSVRDGLSLLDQAIAHGAGRVTEHQVRDMLGLADRAIVVDLLDRTLSGDVAAALAIMDDQARAGADPAVIVEDMLALVHLMTRVKLAGAEGKGPVLTAAERDAAHRIAQRLGMAHLGRAWQMLLKGLGEVRLAPVPQAAAEMVVIRLAHAADLPDPAELARMLKDAGTGGPAGGGSGGPPPRPSPAAGASQAPTPAAPNRRPLEPPRAAPSPRPIEAPRPVEISRQIETSRPVEAPKPAPAAPKPVPAPKSGPTTRSEPTTRPEPAAEPEQLLPDEIRTRLDRWREIIDLLRRHREIRIVPELRAAAHVAEITVTAAERRLVLAFEPGTDGGLATKLQDLLSRIDDAPWQVLAAGALNDPALAAAARATPTLVQYDEMRNRRMLALARRHPMVEAVFAAFPGATLEAVTPIFAAGTAAEQGGGQTEIERLDAEMFDGIFDEEAYGAGDEDAAGADYDARFADF; encoded by the coding sequence ATGACCGCATCCGACATCGCCGCAGAGCCAGCCCCGACCGCAGATGCGGCCGGCGGCGCCACGGCGACGGGATCAGCCGCAACGGGGACGCCCGTCGAATACCGCGTTCTCGCCCGCAAATACCGCCCCCGCACCTTCGCTGAGCTGATCGGCCAGGATGCGCTGGTCCGCACGCTGACCAATGCGATCGAGACCGGCCGCCTGGCCCATGCCTTCCTGCTGACCGGCGTGCGCGGCGTGGGCAAGACCTCGACCGCCCGTATCATCGCCCGGGCGCTGAACTGCACCGGCCCCGACGGCACCGGCGGGCCGACACCCGCGCCCTGCGGGGTGTGCGAGAACTGCCGCATGATCGTCGAGGACCGCCATGTCGACGTGCTGGAGATGGACGCGGCCAGCCGCACCGGCGTCAACGACATCCGCGAGATCATCGAGGGCGTGCGCTATCGCCCGGTCGGTGCGCGGTTCAAGATCTACATCATCGACGAGGTCCACATGCTCTCGACCAGCGCGTTCAACGCGCTGCTCAAGACGCTTGAGGAACCGCCGGCGCATGTGAAGTTCATCTTCGCCACCACCGAACTGCGCAAGGTGCCGGTGACGGTGCTGTCGCGCTGCCAGCGCTTCGATCTGAAACGGGTCGAGCCCGAGGTGCTCTCCGCCCATTTCTCCCGCATTGCCGGGATCGAGGGGGCAGAGATCGACGATGCGGCCATGGCGCTGATCGCGCGGGCCGCCGACGGGTCGGTGCGCGACGGCCTCTCTTTGCTCGACCAGGCCATCGCCCATGGCGCCGGCCGCGTCACCGAACATCAGGTCCGCGACATGCTGGGCCTCGCGGACCGTGCGATCGTGGTCGACCTCTTGGACCGGACATTGTCGGGCGATGTCGCCGCTGCGCTCGCGATCATGGATGATCAGGCCCGTGCCGGTGCCGATCCGGCGGTGATCGTGGAAGACATGCTGGCGCTGGTGCACCTGATGACCCGCGTCAAGCTGGCCGGTGCCGAGGGCAAGGGCCCGGTGTTGACCGCGGCCGAGCGCGATGCCGCCCATCGCATCGCCCAGCGCCTTGGCATGGCCCATCTGGGCCGCGCCTGGCAGATGCTGCTCAAGGGTCTGGGAGAGGTGCGCCTCGCCCCCGTGCCCCAGGCTGCGGCCGAGATGGTGGTGATCCGTCTGGCCCATGCCGCCGACCTGCCCGACCCGGCCGAGCTTGCCCGGATGCTGAAGGATGCCGGGACGGGCGGCCCTGCGGGTGGTGGCTCCGGAGGGCCCCCGCCCCGCCCTAGCCCGGCCGCCGGGGCGTCTCAAGCGCCGACCCCGGCGGCGCCAAACCGGCGCCCCCTCGAACCGCCCCGCGCGGCCCCTTCTCCACGTCCGATCGAGGCCCCGCGCCCCGTCGAGATATCACGTCAGATCGAGACATCACGTCCGGTCGAGGCCCCGAAGCCTGCACCCGCGGCCCCCAAACCCGTGCCGGCCCCAAAATCCGGGCCGACAACCAGATCCGAGCCGACAACCAGGCCCGAACCGGCCGCCGAACCCGAGCAGCTGCTGCCCGACGAGATCCGCACCAGGCTCGATCGCTGGCGCGAGATCATCGACCTGCTGCGCCGGCATCGGGAGATCCGGATCGTGCCGGAACTGCGCGCCGCGGCCCATGTCGCCGAAATTACGGTTACGGCTGCCGAACGCCGGCTGGTGCTGGCCTTCGAGCCGGGGACCGATGGCGGGCTCGCCACGAAGCTTCAGGATCTGCTGAGCCGGATCGACGACGCCCCCTGGCAGGTGCTGGCGGCCGGCGCCCTCAACGATCCGGCGCTGGCCGCCGCCGCACGGGCGACGCCGACGCTGGTGCAGTACGACGAGATGCGCAACCGGCGCATGCTGGCGCTGGCCCGCCGCCATCCGATGGTCGAGGCCGTGTTCGCGGCCTTCCCCGGGGCGACGCTCGAAGCCGTCACCCCGATCTTCGCCGCCGGCACTGCTGCCGAACAAGGCGGCGGCCAGACCGAGATCGAGCGGCTGGATGCCGAGATGTTCGACGGCATCTTCGACGAAGAGGCCTATGGTGCCGGCGACGAGGATGCCGCCGGGGCCGATTACGATGCGCGGTTTGCGGATTTCTGA
- the nudC gene encoding NAD(+) diphosphatase translates to MYDPHDPDRPNVLAGLRIDRAGRHRRDPDWIAARAAAPEARSVLIWRDQTIVAPTAGGMTMALLAELGRLIDAAGDLLEDPPVFLGDMDGRPVFAVDVTRVEDLPGLIGRLPMDDPAMEAAAAIPIDLRQAAATLDPQQASLVAYGRAMAYWHSRHRFCGVCGAPTRSEQGGHVRRCTGCGADHFPRTDPAVIMLAHKDDWCVLGRQPRFPAGMYSTLAGFVEPGESLEECVRREIAEEVGLKIGKVTYRHSQPWPFPASLMVGFRAEILEGGPLDVDRHELEDAIWVQRDELKDPELSPVSLPNRISIARRLIDEWLAEG, encoded by the coding sequence ATGTACGACCCGCATGATCCCGACCGCCCCAATGTGCTCGCCGGCCTGCGCATCGATCGCGCCGGACGCCACCGCCGGGATCCGGACTGGATCGCCGCCCGCGCCGCCGCCCCGGAAGCGCGCAGCGTGCTGATCTGGCGCGATCAGACGATCGTGGCCCCCACGGCCGGCGGTATGACCATGGCGCTGCTGGCGGAACTTGGCCGGCTGATCGATGCCGCCGGCGACCTGCTGGAGGATCCGCCGGTCTTTCTGGGCGATATGGACGGCCGGCCGGTCTTTGCCGTGGACGTCACCCGCGTCGAGGATCTGCCCGGGCTGATCGGCCGCCTGCCCATGGACGATCCCGCCATGGAGGCGGCCGCCGCGATCCCGATCGATCTGCGCCAGGCGGCCGCGACGCTGGACCCGCAGCAGGCATCCCTGGTCGCCTATGGCAGGGCGATGGCCTATTGGCACAGCCGCCACCGGTTCTGCGGCGTCTGCGGCGCACCCACCCGGTCGGAGCAGGGGGGACATGTCCGCCGCTGCACCGGCTGCGGTGCCGACCATTTCCCGCGCACCGACCCGGCGGTGATCATGCTGGCGCACAAGGACGACTGGTGCGTGCTGGGCCGCCAGCCGCGCTTTCCGGCCGGCATGTATTCCACGCTGGCGGGGTTCGTGGAGCCGGGCGAGAGCCTTGAGGAATGCGTCCGCCGGGAAATCGCCGAGGAGGTCGGCCTCAAGATCGGCAAGGTGACCTATCGCCACAGTCAGCCCTGGCCCTTCCCCGCCTCGCTGATGGTCGGCTTCCGGGCCGAAATCCTGGAAGGCGGGCCGCTGGATGTCGATCGCCACGAGCTGGAAGACGCGATCTGGGTGCAGCGCGACGAGTTGAAGGATCCGGAACTGTCGCCGGTCAGCCTGCCCAACCGGATCTCGATCGCCCGCCGGCTGATCGATGAATGGCTGGCCGAAGGCTGA
- a CDS encoding response regulator has translation MRVLLVEDDDRLSEGVVMGLTSAGFAVDRVEDGEGAEAALAVAGFDVVVLDLGLPDVDGLELVRRWRGRGLTVPVLILTARDGIRDRVAGLDGGADDYLPKPFAMPELVARVRALMRRPGGALGLTITCGDLTFDTVGRETRVGGRLVPLGRRETALLEVLLRRQGRVVPKDSAEAAVYGFDDAASANTLEVLVHRLRKRLEGAGSAVRIHTLRGLGYLLDGGEGVDGGA, from the coding sequence ATGCGGGTGCTGCTGGTCGAGGATGACGATCGCCTGTCGGAAGGCGTGGTGATGGGCCTGACCTCGGCCGGATTCGCGGTCGACCGGGTCGAGGACGGCGAGGGGGCCGAGGCGGCCCTCGCCGTCGCCGGCTTCGATGTGGTGGTGCTGGATCTGGGCCTGCCGGATGTCGACGGGCTGGAGCTGGTCCGCCGCTGGCGGGGGCGGGGGCTGACCGTGCCGGTGCTGATCCTGACCGCCCGCGACGGCATCAGAGACCGTGTGGCGGGGCTGGATGGCGGGGCGGACGACTATCTGCCCAAGCCCTTCGCCATGCCCGAACTGGTGGCACGGGTTCGGGCGCTGATGCGCAGGCCGGGCGGGGCGCTGGGCCTGACGATCACCTGCGGCGACCTTACCTTCGACACGGTCGGGCGCGAAACCAGGGTCGGCGGGCGGCTGGTGCCGCTGGGCCGGCGCGAGACCGCGCTGCTGGAGGTGCTGCTGCGCCGGCAGGGCCGGGTGGTGCCGAAGGATTCGGCCGAAGCCGCGGTCTATGGCTTCGACGATGCCGCAAGCGCCAACACGCTGGAGGTGCTGGTCCACCGGCTGCGCAAGCGGCTGGAGGGCGCCGGCTCGGCCGTGCGCATCCATACGCTGCGTGGTCTGGGCTATCTGCTGGACGGCGGCGAGGGCGTCGATGGCGGGGCCTGA
- a CDS encoding sensor histidine kinase encodes MAGPEAYDRGRHDRGWSLSRRVAVRAVLAALLVLAAMLTALVLELQDVRGDLDDQSLQTQARQVLRHLTIGAGGDPVFDPPAAIAALYADPAGNEAFALLDEAGGFLLGSAGVRGPLSELLPAAGSRTAADADPHGLGDLGHPFRGEAAGRPVTGTGFRVQVDGRPLILQVGQGDDHPDVLADSLIEEFLETAAWWVIGSFTMLIGVTLWTIRAGLAPLRRLSASAARIGPATSGVRLGRGPEGGNLPREVVPLVAAIDGALDRLDGALENQRVFVADAAHELRTPIAALRARIEATLPPDQAARVTPDFDRLSRLADQLLRLAEVDTLAVTPADRADLAAVARDVLAELAPLAVQHGRSLALDGAERPVPVQGRAEPLARLLRNLVENALAHSPEGGTVAVRLVPAPAGGAEGPELLVDDNGPGIPPDRRARIFERFWRADRRRGDGAGLGLAIVQRIADAHGAGITVEDAPEGGARFRLRFPPPVRG; translated from the coding sequence ATGGCGGGGCCTGAAGCGTATGATCGGGGGCGGCATGATCGCGGCTGGTCGCTGAGCCGGAGGGTTGCGGTTCGCGCGGTGCTGGCGGCCCTGTTGGTTCTGGCGGCCATGCTGACGGCGCTGGTGCTGGAACTGCAGGATGTCCGGGGTGATCTGGACGACCAGTCGCTTCAGACCCAGGCCCGCCAGGTGCTGCGCCATCTGACCATCGGCGCGGGAGGAGACCCGGTCTTCGATCCGCCGGCCGCGATCGCGGCGCTTTATGCCGATCCGGCGGGGAACGAGGCCTTCGCGCTGCTCGACGAGGCCGGAGGTTTCCTGCTGGGCTCAGCCGGGGTCCGCGGACCGCTGAGCGAGCTGCTGCCGGCCGCAGGCAGCCGCACCGCCGCCGATGCCGACCCGCACGGGCTGGGTGATCTGGGACACCCCTTCCGCGGCGAGGCCGCCGGGCGCCCGGTCACCGGCACCGGCTTCCGGGTGCAGGTCGACGGCCGGCCGCTGATCCTGCAGGTGGGCCAGGGAGATGACCATCCGGATGTGCTGGCCGACAGCCTGATCGAGGAATTCCTGGAGACGGCCGCCTGGTGGGTGATCGGATCCTTCACCATGCTGATCGGGGTGACGTTGTGGACGATCCGCGCGGGTCTGGCGCCGTTGCGGCGGCTTTCCGCCAGCGCAGCCCGGATCGGACCCGCAACCAGCGGCGTGCGCCTGGGCCGCGGGCCGGAGGGCGGCAACCTGCCGCGGGAGGTGGTACCGCTGGTCGCCGCCATCGATGGTGCGCTCGACCGGCTGGACGGGGCGCTGGAGAACCAGCGGGTGTTCGTGGCCGATGCGGCGCATGAGCTGCGCACCCCGATCGCCGCGCTGAGGGCGCGGATCGAGGCGACCCTGCCGCCGGATCAGGCCGCGCGGGTCACACCGGATTTCGACCGGCTGTCGCGGCTTGCCGACCAGCTGTTGCGGCTGGCCGAGGTCGACACACTGGCGGTGACGCCGGCGGATCGGGCCGATCTGGCCGCGGTGGCGCGTGACGTGCTGGCCGAACTGGCGCCACTTGCCGTGCAGCATGGCCGCAGCCTGGCGCTGGACGGCGCCGAGCGGCCGGTACCGGTGCAGGGGCGGGCCGAACCGCTGGCCCGCCTGCTGCGCAATCTGGTGGAAAACGCCCTGGCCCACAGTCCTGAAGGCGGCACCGTGGCCGTCCGGCTGGTGCCGGCGCCGGCCGGCGGTGCCGAGGGGCCGGAGTTGCTGGTGGACGATAACGGCCCCGGCATTCCGCCCGATCGCCGGGCCCGGATCTTCGAGCGGTTCTGGCGGGCCGACCGCCGGCGTGGCGACGGCGCCGGTCTGGGGCTTGCGATCGTGCAGCGGATCGCCGATGCCCATGGGGCGGGGATCACCGTCGAGGATGCGCCCGAAGGCGGGGCGCGCTTCCGCCTGCGCTTTCCGCCGCCGGTGCGGGGATGA
- a CDS encoding glycosyltransferase, whose product MLSTLSTRDPVSADPLISVVMPVRDEAAAILPLIAEIHRAFTMPDILAGGYEIIAVDDGSSDGSDRLLAAAALADPRLVAIAHDRGRGQSAAMTTGFRAARGRVIATLDADGQNDPADLARLIRRWMIEAGGPARGVMVAGHRRGRADGAWRKLVSRVANGIRSRVLQDGTPDSGCGLRVIARDDLLALPLFDHAHRFMPSLVTAAGGRVVSVEVTDRRRRGGRSKYRTLTRALQGIVDLAGVAWLQHRLRPLDPIGCALAMPAPSAMPAPSAMPALSAGPAGFALQKPSAAAGPAASRAAISSGEAAA is encoded by the coding sequence ATGCTCTCCACGCTTTCCACCCGTGATCCGGTTTCTGCCGATCCGCTGATCAGCGTGGTGATGCCGGTCCGCGACGAGGCGGCCGCGATCCTGCCCCTGATCGCCGAGATCCATCGGGCGTTCACCATGCCGGACATCCTGGCCGGCGGCTACGAGATCATCGCCGTCGACGATGGCAGCAGCGACGGATCCGACCGCCTGCTGGCCGCGGCGGCCCTGGCCGATCCGCGGCTGGTTGCGATCGCCCATGATCGCGGTCGCGGCCAGAGTGCGGCGATGACCACCGGCTTCCGGGCGGCGCGCGGGCGGGTGATCGCCACGCTGGATGCCGACGGCCAGAACGACCCGGCCGATCTTGCCCGGCTGATCCGGCGCTGGATGATCGAGGCGGGCGGGCCCGCGCGCGGCGTGATGGTGGCCGGCCATCGCCGGGGCCGGGCCGACGGCGCCTGGCGCAAGCTGGTGTCGCGGGTCGCCAACGGCATCCGCAGCCGGGTGCTGCAGGACGGCACCCCCGACAGCGGCTGCGGGCTGCGCGTGATCGCCCGCGACGACCTGCTGGCGCTGCCGCTGTTCGACCATGCCCATCGCTTCATGCCGAGCCTGGTGACCGCCGCCGGCGGCCGGGTGGTGTCGGTGGAGGTGACGGATCGCCGCCGCCGGGGTGGGCGATCGAAATACCGCACCCTGACCCGCGCCCTGCAGGGCATCGTGGATCTGGCCGGGGTCGCCTGGCTGCAGCACCGGCTGCGGCCGCTGGACCCGATCGGCTGCGCGCTGGCCATGCCCGCCCCCTCTGCCATGCCAGCCCCCTCTGCCATGCCAGCCCTGTCTGCCGGGCCGGCCGGATTTGCCCTTCAGAAGCCGTCTGCGGCCGCCGGACCGGCGGCATCCCGGGCGGCGATCAGCAGCGGAGAAGCCGCAGCATGA
- a CDS encoding lipid-A-disaccharide synthase N-terminal domain-containing protein has product MTLFGAILDAITPSDDRLDLWLILGFAGQALFSARFVVQWVASERRRRSYIPVLFWYFSLGGGALLFVYAVKRGDPVFIAGQGMGLLVYLRNLALIRKEAAASRRPADIAVSAG; this is encoded by the coding sequence ATGACCCTGTTTGGCGCAATCCTTGATGCCATCACCCCTTCGGATGACCGGCTCGACCTGTGGCTGATCCTGGGCTTTGCCGGCCAGGCGCTGTTTTCCGCCCGGTTCGTCGTTCAGTGGGTGGCGAGTGAACGCCGCCGGCGCAGCTATATCCCGGTGCTGTTCTGGTATTTCAGCCTGGGCGGCGGCGCGCTGCTGTTCGTTTATGCGGTGAAGCGGGGCGACCCGGTGTTCATCGCCGGCCAGGGCATGGGGCTGCTTGTCTATCTGCGCAATCTGGCGCTGATCCGGAAAGAAGCGGCGGCGTCGCGCCGGCCGGCCGATATCGCGGTATCTGCCGGATGA
- a CDS encoding ArnT family glycosyltransferase, with product MTTTTTGHAARPGLARTAAADLVLAAAMLLVLGVTAILFRPPLPVDETRYLSVAWDMARAGNLLVPHLDGQGYTHKPPLLFWAIRLVWAVAGVSETAARLVPVGFTAGLLWATHALGRRLWPDRPGVASLALPLLVGMGPVTLFATMVMFDVPVALGVTIALIGLHDLARRGRPRDMVVAGLGLGIGLLAKGPVAAVFVLPALIAAPLWAGRVPPGGWTRFALKGLGAVAIGIAMILGWALPAALAGGPEFARMLLWGQTAGRVVQAFDHARPWWFYPAILPAMLLPFLVVPAFWLRLRDSLSGRPDAGSRFCLVVAGGAFLVMSFVSAKQIHYLLPALGPVALLLARMADGAPMPPLSCRLRRIWLLPAALVAVAGIVAALPPLVGRLPGMSGTFIAWGPLVVALVAGFLVVVAAIHASPDLDPAAAFKRAALAWVAVLVMLNLYGGSGLFRAFDIRPAGREVARLVAADGGPVVFVGGSHDGLLDFQGRLTAPVAEFPAGADITRWASDNPGGIIAGRIDAWGVPDWPPACVQPFRGRRMAVWRAADRPQ from the coding sequence ATGACCACCACCACGACGGGACATGCCGCCCGCCCGGGCCTGGCCCGCACGGCTGCGGCCGATCTTGTGCTTGCAGCGGCCATGCTGCTGGTGCTGGGCGTGACCGCCATTCTGTTCCGCCCGCCGCTGCCGGTGGACGAGACCCGCTATCTGAGCGTGGCCTGGGACATGGCCCGCGCCGGCAACCTGCTGGTGCCGCATCTGGATGGCCAGGGCTATACCCATAAGCCGCCGCTGCTGTTCTGGGCGATCCGCCTGGTCTGGGCGGTGGCGGGCGTTTCGGAAACCGCCGCACGCCTGGTGCCGGTGGGGTTTACCGCCGGTCTGCTGTGGGCGACCCACGCGCTTGGCCGCCGGCTGTGGCCCGACCGGCCCGGGGTGGCGTCGCTTGCCCTGCCGCTGCTGGTGGGCATGGGGCCGGTCACGCTGTTCGCCACCATGGTGATGTTCGACGTACCGGTGGCGCTGGGGGTGACGATCGCGCTGATCGGCCTGCATGATCTGGCCCGTCGCGGCCGGCCGCGGGATATGGTGGTGGCCGGCCTGGGGCTGGGTATCGGCCTGCTGGCCAAGGGGCCGGTGGCGGCGGTGTTCGTGCTGCCGGCGCTGATCGCGGCCCCGCTCTGGGCGGGCCGGGTGCCGCCCGGGGGGTGGACGCGCTTCGCCCTCAAAGGGCTGGGGGCCGTGGCGATCGGCATCGCCATGATCCTGGGCTGGGCCCTGCCGGCGGCGCTGGCGGGCGGGCCCGAATTCGCCCGGATGCTGCTCTGGGGCCAGACCGCCGGCCGGGTGGTGCAGGCCTTCGACCATGCCCGGCCCTGGTGGTTCTATCCGGCCATCCTGCCCGCGATGCTGCTACCCTTCCTGGTGGTGCCCGCCTTCTGGCTGCGGCTGCGCGACAGCCTCTCCGGCCGGCCCGATGCGGGCAGCCGCTTCTGTCTGGTCGTCGCCGGTGGTGCCTTTCTGGTGATGAGCTTCGTCAGCGCCAAACAGATCCACTACCTGCTGCCGGCGCTGGGGCCGGTGGCGCTGCTGCTGGCCCGCATGGCCGACGGTGCGCCGATGCCGCCGCTGAGCTGCCGGCTGCGCCGGATCTGGCTGCTGCCGGCGGCACTGGTGGCGGTGGCGGGCATCGTCGCCGCCCTGCCGCCGCTGGTCGGGCGGCTGCCCGGCATGTCCGGGACGTTCATCGCCTGGGGGCCGCTGGTGGTGGCGCTGGTGGCGGGGTTTCTGGTGGTGGTGGCCGCGATCCATGCCTCGCCGGATCTCGACCCGGCCGCGGCCTTCAAGCGCGCGGCGCTGGCCTGGGTGGCGGTGCTGGTGATGCTGAACCTCTATGGCGGGTCCGGCCTCTTCCGGGCCTTCGACATCCGGCCCGCGGGGCGCGAGGTCGCCCGGCTGGTGGCGGCGGATGGCGGGCCGGTGGTGTTCGTCGGCGGCAGCCATGACGGCCTGCTCGATTTCCAGGGCCGGCTGACGGCACCGGTGGCGGAATTCCCGGCCGGAGCCGACATCACCCGCTGGGCGTCGGACAACCCCGGCGGCATCATCGCCGGACGCATCGATGCCTGGGGTGTGCCCGACTGGCCCCCCGCCTGTGTCCAGCCTTTCCGCGGCCGCCGGATGGCGGTCTGGCGGGCGGCGGACCGACCGCAGTGA